Within Acidimicrobiales bacterium, the genomic segment ACTGATGGGCAAAGCCGGGCGAATACAGATGGCTCCGCCCCCCGCTGCCCGCCAGGGCGCCGCCCACCAGCACCAGCACCGTCGTGCGGGCCCCGACCCGGTCGAGCGTGGCGGCCAGCTCCCCGACGGTCGTGGGCACCAACTGCTGGTCGGGCCACGACGCCCGCACCACCACCGCCGCCGGGGTGTCGGGGCCGTAGGCCGAGCCCGCCGCCAGGAGCGATTCCTCCAGCTCCCGGGGGCGGGCGGCGGAGAGGAACACCGCCATGGTGGCGCCCAGGGCCGAGAAGGCCGCCACCGACTCGCGCTCGGGCATGCTGGCCGCCGTGCGCCCCGCCAGGCGGGTGAGCACCACGCTCTGGCTCACGCCCGGGATGGTCAGCTCCCGGCCGAGGGCGGCCGCCGCCGCCGCCAGCGAGCTCACCCCGGGGACGATCTCGAAGTCGCGCTCCTCCGCCACGCACCAGTCGATCTGCTCCTGGATGGCGCCGTAGACGGCCGGGTCACCCGAGTGGAGGCGGACGACGGCGGC encodes:
- the cobM gene encoding precorrin-4 C(11)-methyltransferase; its protein translation is MISFVGAGPGAPDLITLRGRDRLAAADVVVWASSLVPEALLDHARPRAEVHDSKSMTLEDVLGVYRSHPDAAVVRLHSGDPAVYGAIQEQIDWCVAEERDFEIVPGVSSLAAAAAALGRELTIPGVSQSVVLTRLAGRTAASMPERESVAAFSALGATMAVFLSAARPRELEESLLAAGSAYGPDTPAAVVVRASWPDQQLVPTTVGELAATLDRVGARTTVLVLVGGALAGSGGRSHLYSPGFAHQ